The following are encoded in a window of Carassius auratus strain Wakin chromosome 6, ASM336829v1, whole genome shotgun sequence genomic DNA:
- the b4galnt1b gene encoding beta-1,4 N-acetylgalactosaminyltransferase 1 has translation MRSLRKTVLLALVASVVLVLAVLHSWPTRVYSTVDVRYRLGPGAERLLEERLPESDPSTSTIPYRVRESVARLLARNGCICEGESRGVNLPFAQLLFPRVSAHPLHTAFQASQLHEMKKRRAKEYQSFQMRSQTPADLLIVAEANNPLQYPTQGVEVRPLKTILIPGLALKELPRDVYTMNFSASLGTFNVAAEVEGVKVRGDGEMHMTLSSTLLSSLNRQLQFITYTNTLFHPSTADTVQLDTEGHQALFTIKIRHGITPKLYNTGSDADKEYNISALVTIATKTFLRYDKLQDLIDSIRQYYPTVTIVIADDSEHPKTVSGPYIEHYIMPFGKGWFAGRNLAVSQVTTKYVLWVDDDFIFTANTKLEKLVDVLEKTTLDLVGGAVREVTGYTATYRQTISIETGEEDGDCLHMRRGFHHIIQGFPHCVVTDGVINFFLARTDKVQQVGFDPRLARVAHLEFFIDGLGSLHVGSCDDVIVNHATKIKLPWGQSESDKIYAKFRYPPASSDAIHTRNGLLYFKNRFQCLTHN, from the exons ATGCGTTCCCTACGTAAGACTGTGCTGTTAGCTCTGGTAGCATCAGTGGTGCTGGTTTTGGCAGTGCTACATTCCTGGCCCACACGGGTCTACAGCACTGTGGATGTCCGGTACAGACTGGGTCCTGGAGCTGAGCGGCTGCTGGAGGAGAGACTTCCTGAATCGGATCCCAGCACTAGCACCATCCCTTACAGAGTGAGGGAGAGTGTGGCTAG GCTTTTGGCTCGCAACGGGTGTATTTGTGAAGGAGAAAGCAGAGGGGTCAACCTGCCCTTTGCTCAGCTATTGTTCCCTAGAGTGTCTGCCCATCCCCTGCACACTGCCTTCCAGGCCTCCCAGCTCCATGAGATGAAGAAACGGCGCGCCAAAGAGTATCAGAGCTTCCAAATGAg GTCGCAGACCCCAGCTGATCTACTGATTGTAGCTGAAGCTAACAACCCTCTGCAGTACCCAACACAGGGAGTGGAGGTTCGGCCTCTTAAAACTATCCTTATACCAG GTTTGGCCTTAAAAGAGCTGCCCCGAGATGTATATACT ATGAACTTTTCAGCATCACTGGGCACATTTAATGTTGCAGCAGAGGTAGAGGGGGTAAAGGTCAGGGGTGATGGCGAGATGCACATGACCCTGAGCAGCACCCTTTTGTCCAGTCTGAATCGACAGCTCCAGTTTATCACATATACTAACACACTGTTCCACCCCAGCACAGCTGACACAG TGCAGTTAGACACAGAAGGACATCAAGCTCTTTTTACCATCAAGATCCGTCATGGAATAACACCCAAACTCTACAACACAGGCTCTGATGCAGATAAAG AGTACAACATCAGTGCTCTTGTGACCATAGCAACTAAAACCTTCCTGCGCTATGACAAGCTCCAAGACTTAATTGACAGCATACGACAGTACTATCCAACCGTTACAATAGTGATAGCAGATGACAGTGAGCACCCAAAAACAGTATCAGGCCCTTATATTGAACATTACATCATGCCCTTCGGAAAG GGCTGGTTTGCTGGTCGTAACCTGGCCGTGTCACAGGTCACTACCAAGTATGTGCTGTGGGTGGATGATGACTTTATCTTTACTGCCAACACAAAGCTGGAGAAGCTGGTGGATGTGCTGGAGAAAACCACACTTGACCTG GTTGGAGGAGCGGTGCGTGAAGTCACAGGCTACACTGCCACCTATAGACAGACGATCTCAATTGAAACTGGAGAGGAAGATGGGGACTGTCTGCACATGCGGCGAGGCTTCCATCACATCATCCAGGGCTTTCCTCACTGTGTGGTCACTGATGGAGTCATCAATTTCTTTCTTGCCAGGACAGATAAAGTGCAGCAGGTGGGCTTTGACCCCCGGCTAGCCCGTGTTGCGCATTTGG AGTTTTTTATTGATGGGCTTGGCTCCCTGCATGTTGGGTCTTGTGATGATGTCATCGTGAACCACGCCACCAAGATCAAGCTGCCATGGGGCCAGTCGGAGAGTGACAAAATTTACGCGAAGTTCCGTTACCCTCCTGCTTCATCTGATGCGATACACACCAGAAATGGCCTCTTGTACTTCAAAAACCGCTTCCAGTGTCTTACACACAACTGA